In one window of Saprospiraceae bacterium DNA:
- a CDS encoding BamA/TamA family outer membrane protein — protein MALRKISIFLLLCAGLFSCNTTRYLSPDQALLKQNKIKIISTSSEEANFRLKDQLLPLQKQKPNKNFLLVFPREWFYFKAKSRTNKDSWITKTLEKNGEPPSLLDTTACEATRKNFTNYLYNLGYFNAEADYSIKIKHKKAKVTYTLKTGPRYYINEIVYTAEDSIIAQLLNNNSESSILSPGTPLDYNLFQQEKARLSELLYNNGYIEFSPIYIDPLLADTIHLKANLNLHVRNPGEQERHTKFHILSVKVNSNYKPSDRNAQFSSYEFDSLQFLAVEQNPYILPSLLADKIEIRPGQIAYKNLVDESYSNLYKLGTYRFINIEGKIDSLLNDGIHYNILLSPNQEWIFDSGIDLNYTSIRQARKTLFGVSGFVHLKNRNLFKRAASLSTKLEIGTELDLLQLSDFNSLNVRYSNELSLASFYDVTRSWSLFKFVSKPFSNITGTPDSRTNIKIGIDYENLVSLYKYTAFNTGIDYDWQLKRRKRFTLKTLGFSLYLPTTTASFDELLANNKFLKESFTNSRLFSSFFLDNITFYYQSQIISNKQHSVIASLNVSGLEVSAINSLYNGITNKKTNFALGEFEFSKFIKTDIDYRYYINFSDKSKLALRFATGVIFPFGNSTSVPYIKQFFVGGPQSLRAWNLREIGPGSLNLADSVQSENPTYFSAGDFKLEGNIEYRFDMFWRFKGALFLDAGNIWYLPKSGSDDQKSGFLTSDFAKEIALGTGIGLRLDLTYFLFRVDVGFKLKNAYPDQNGRYWIYNADKTVSLGNLFENSTIHLALDYPF, from the coding sequence ATGGCTCTCCGCAAAATTAGTATTTTCCTGTTGCTGTGCGCGGGTTTGTTTTCCTGCAATACCACTCGCTATCTCAGCCCTGACCAGGCCCTTCTCAAACAAAATAAAATTAAAATCATCAGCACAAGCTCAGAGGAAGCGAATTTCAGATTAAAAGACCAGCTTCTTCCTCTTCAAAAACAAAAACCAAATAAAAATTTTTTACTGGTTTTCCCCAGAGAATGGTTTTATTTCAAAGCTAAATCCAGAACAAACAAAGATTCATGGATCACCAAGACTCTTGAAAAAAATGGAGAACCTCCAAGTTTATTGGATACTACGGCCTGTGAAGCGACCCGAAAAAATTTCACGAATTATTTATACAATCTCGGATACTTCAATGCCGAGGCTGATTACAGCATAAAAATCAAACATAAAAAAGCAAAGGTTACATACACCTTAAAAACGGGACCCAGGTATTACATCAATGAGATTGTTTATACAGCTGAAGACAGCATTATCGCACAGCTGTTAAATAATAATTCTGAATCATCCATACTTTCACCCGGCACCCCGCTCGACTACAATCTATTCCAACAGGAGAAAGCCCGGTTGAGTGAATTGTTATACAATAATGGCTACATTGAATTCAGTCCGATTTATATCGATCCGTTGCTGGCTGACACTATACATCTTAAAGCCAACTTAAATCTGCATGTCAGAAACCCAGGCGAACAGGAACGGCATACGAAGTTCCATATACTTTCGGTTAAAGTAAATTCTAATTATAAGCCATCTGACCGGAATGCACAATTCTCAAGTTATGAGTTTGACTCACTTCAATTTTTGGCTGTTGAACAAAATCCATATATTTTACCATCTTTACTTGCTGATAAAATAGAAATCAGGCCAGGTCAAATTGCCTATAAAAATCTTGTCGATGAAAGTTATTCCAATCTATACAAATTAGGAACTTATAGATTCATCAACATTGAAGGTAAAATTGACAGTCTGCTAAATGACGGAATTCATTACAACATTTTATTGAGTCCGAATCAAGAATGGATTTTTGATTCAGGTATAGATCTTAATTACACCTCCATACGGCAGGCGAGAAAAACTTTGTTTGGAGTCTCCGGATTCGTTCACCTGAAAAATAGAAATTTATTTAAAAGAGCCGCCAGCTTGTCAACTAAACTCGAGATTGGCACTGAACTGGACTTACTGCAACTCAGCGATTTTAATTCATTGAATGTAAGGTACAGCAACGAACTGTCTCTTGCCTCGTTTTACGACGTCACGCGAAGTTGGTCATTGTTTAAATTTGTTTCAAAACCTTTTTCAAACATCACAGGAACGCCCGACTCGAGGACCAACATCAAGATAGGAATCGACTATGAAAATTTGGTTTCTCTGTATAAATATACGGCCTTCAACACCGGTATCGATTACGATTGGCAACTCAAAAGGAGGAAAAGATTTACATTGAAAACTTTAGGGTTTTCACTTTACCTGCCTACCACTACGGCATCTTTCGATGAGCTCTTGGCGAACAACAAATTTTTAAAAGAGAGTTTCACCAACAGCCGTTTATTCAGTTCGTTTTTCCTTGACAATATTACATTTTATTACCAAAGCCAAATTATATCCAACAAACAACATTCTGTGATTGCTTCACTCAATGTGTCAGGTCTGGAGGTAAGTGCAATAAACAGTTTGTACAACGGGATCACCAACAAAAAAACCAACTTTGCATTGGGAGAATTTGAATTTTCAAAATTTATCAAAACAGATATTGATTATCGCTATTATATCAATTTTTCAGATAAAAGCAAGCTGGCCTTAAGGTTTGCCACGGGTGTTATTTTTCCATTTGGAAACAGCACCAGCGTTCCATACATCAAACAATTCTTCGTAGGAGGTCCACAAAGTTTGCGGGCCTGGAATCTGCGCGAGATCGGGCCCGGTTCTTTAAACCTCGCTGATTCCGTCCAAAGCGAAAATCCAACATACTTCTCTGCCGGAGATTTTAAGCTTGAAGGAAATATCGAATACCGCTTCGATATGTTTTGGAGATTTAAAGGTGCCTTATTTTTGGATGCAGGCAATATTTGGTATTTACCAAAATCAGGAAGCGATGATCAGAAAAGCGGATTTCTCACTTCAGACTTCGCAAAAGAAATTGCACTGGGAACAGGTATTGGCCTGCGGCTCGACCTTACTTATTTTTTGTTTCGGGTCGATGTGGGTTTTAAGCTTAAAAATGCTTATCCAGATCAAAATGGAAGATACTGGATTTACAATGCAGACAAAACTGTCAGTTTAGGAAATCTTTTCGAGAACTCAACGATTCACCTTGCTTTGGATTATCCCTTCTAG
- a CDS encoding RluA family pseudouridine synthase yields the protein MTDFQESGEDLMEIMDISVDPGQSSQRVDVYLASRIPKVSRSRIQAAILAGLIQVNNKGVKVSYKISGGDQIELKIPVVHEPTDIIPEAIPLNIVYEDETLLVVNKISGMVVHPAAGIRSGTLVNALAHHFYGPGQELMAKNRYGLVHRIDKETSGLLVVAKTEYAHAHLAKQFFDHSIEREYLALVWGEPNPPSGTIEANIGRDPRQRKRQCIFPEGLEGKHAVTHYELVETYYYTSLVKCKLETGRTHQIRVHMKYIGNPLFNDDKYGGDRILKGTIFNKYRQFVENCFEILPRLALHARSLGFIHPETKKSMYFECELPEDFKALLHKWKNYTLTRKVDPNEQE from the coding sequence ATGACGGACTTTCAGGAGTCTGGTGAGGACCTGATGGAAATAATGGATATCTCTGTTGATCCCGGTCAATCCAGTCAACGGGTAGATGTATATCTTGCTTCCCGAATACCAAAAGTTTCGCGAAGCAGAATTCAGGCAGCAATTCTTGCAGGTTTAATACAAGTCAACAACAAAGGAGTTAAAGTAAGTTATAAAATTAGTGGGGGAGACCAAATTGAGCTTAAAATTCCCGTGGTTCACGAACCAACCGATATTATACCTGAAGCCATCCCTCTGAATATTGTTTACGAGGATGAAACCTTGCTGGTCGTGAATAAAATTTCGGGTATGGTTGTTCACCCGGCGGCGGGGATCAGATCCGGCACTCTGGTCAATGCTTTAGCCCATCATTTCTATGGACCTGGACAGGAGCTGATGGCCAAAAACCGCTATGGTCTTGTTCATAGAATTGATAAGGAAACATCCGGTTTACTCGTAGTCGCGAAAACGGAATATGCCCATGCTCATTTGGCAAAACAATTTTTCGATCATAGTATTGAAAGAGAATACCTGGCTCTCGTATGGGGCGAACCGAACCCGCCATCCGGGACCATTGAAGCCAACATAGGTCGGGATCCCAGGCAAAGGAAAAGGCAATGCATTTTTCCTGAAGGACTCGAAGGCAAACATGCAGTAACCCATTATGAATTGGTAGAAACCTATTATTACACCAGCCTCGTAAAATGCAAACTTGAAACAGGAAGAACACACCAGATCCGGGTTCATATGAAATATATCGGAAATCCTCTTTTTAATGACGACAAGTACGGAGGAGACCGGATACTCAAAGGAACCATATTTAACAAATACCGGCAATTTGTTGAGAATTGTTTTGAAATCCTGCCAAGATTGGCGTTGCATGCCAGATCTCTTGGATTTATACATCCAGAAACAAAAAAATCGATGTACTTCGAATGTGAACTTCCTGAGGATTTCAAAGCTCTGTTGCATAAATGGAAAAATTATACACTTACCCGTAAAGTTGATCCAAACGAACAGGAGTAA
- a CDS encoding zinc-binding dehydrogenase, whose translation MKAVQIKDKGYFPEYLEVPIPDDKAGYHKLQVSHASLNHRDVWIMQGQYAGLKYPIIPGSDACGYFNGQRWIVNPGLFWGTNEKFQSKSFQILGLPDNGSMAEWVNVPVENLAGAPEHLDDVQASALGLAGVTAYRALVSRCTPQPGERLLVTGIGGGVALFVLQIAHLLGLEVYVTSSSQAKLESARQLGAAGGVLYTDSDWTGKLIEMNPSGFDIIIDSYAGDQVEKMMKLINPGGRFCFYGGTGGKIQNLSPQILFWKQISIFGSTMGSLHDFLEFLKLVNQFRLVPVIDSVFDLTDVQRGFQRMQQSQQFGKIVFRIQAK comes from the coding sequence ATGAAAGCAGTTCAAATAAAAGACAAAGGATATTTTCCGGAATATTTGGAAGTGCCAATTCCCGATGACAAAGCAGGTTACCACAAATTGCAGGTCTCTCATGCTTCTCTCAACCACCGCGATGTTTGGATCATGCAGGGGCAATATGCGGGACTGAAGTACCCGATCATACCGGGATCGGATGCCTGTGGTTATTTCAATGGGCAACGATGGATCGTCAATCCGGGTTTATTTTGGGGAACTAACGAAAAATTTCAATCGAAATCCTTTCAAATTTTGGGATTGCCTGATAACGGCAGTATGGCCGAATGGGTCAATGTACCTGTTGAAAATTTAGCAGGCGCTCCGGAGCATTTAGACGATGTCCAGGCATCTGCTTTGGGGTTGGCTGGTGTTACTGCTTACAGGGCTCTTGTTAGCCGATGTACACCGCAGCCAGGCGAACGATTGTTAGTCACTGGTATTGGCGGCGGCGTAGCCTTGTTTGTTTTGCAAATAGCTCATTTGTTGGGACTTGAAGTGTATGTAACCAGTTCCAGCCAAGCGAAACTGGAGAGTGCCAGGCAACTTGGCGCGGCCGGAGGAGTGCTCTATACAGATTCAGATTGGACAGGTAAATTGATAGAAATGAATCCCTCGGGATTTGATATCATTATAGACAGTTATGCCGGCGATCAGGTAGAAAAGATGATGAAACTCATCAATCCCGGTGGGCGATTCTGTTTTTATGGTGGGACTGGAGGTAAAATTCAAAATCTGAGTCCTCAAATATTATTTTGGAAGCAAATTTCTATATTTGGAAGTACGATGGGATCCTTACATGATTTTCTGGAATTTTTAAAGTTGGTTAACCAATTCAGGCTCGTTCCTGTTATTGATTCTGTTTTTGATCTGACAGATGTGCAGCGTGGATTTCAAAGAATGCAGCAAAGTCAGCAATTTGGCAAAATTGTATTTCGGATCCAGGCAAAATGA
- a CDS encoding aminotransferase class I/II-fold pyridoxal phosphate-dependent enzyme, producing MESKFNHIESLCASEPKLTNSTQAHKNPIVASSTFKFNTIDEGVEIFKSQPGHHVYTRYGNPGIESVAQKIADLESFGLGFSSFGLLTSSGMAALFTAISANCKENTLLVSQGNLYGGTTELLQKIIAGKGVSICLTDLSDLAETENLFKTKSYSNAILLIETPSNPTLQCLDLEALCALARQYGAMVVVDNTFATPILQQPLAFGADIVVHSTTKYIHGHGLSTGGALVFRDENLFKKAWEIMKLVGCNCNPYDAWLINTGMKTLALRINQQSNNALFLAEQLSDHPQISSVNYPGLKSHPSNKIASKQMRSFGAMVSFSVGKTLSDAKSFCNHLKYCSIAPSLGETDSMILHPATMSHLKVDSETRKYYGITDNLIRLSVGLEHPQDILDDIDQALKFI from the coding sequence ATGGAATCCAAATTCAATCATATAGAATCGCTCTGCGCTTCAGAGCCAAAGTTAACCAATTCCACACAAGCACATAAAAATCCAATAGTTGCGAGCTCTACATTCAAATTTAATACGATTGATGAAGGAGTTGAGATTTTTAAATCGCAACCAGGTCATCATGTTTATACGCGTTATGGCAATCCCGGAATAGAATCGGTAGCACAAAAAATTGCAGATCTCGAGTCCTTTGGGCTTGGATTTTCATCGTTTGGCCTATTGACCAGCAGCGGAATGGCGGCATTATTTACTGCCATTTCAGCCAACTGCAAAGAAAACACATTACTTGTGTCGCAGGGCAATCTTTATGGTGGAACCACAGAATTACTTCAAAAGATCATCGCAGGTAAAGGGGTTAGTATTTGCCTTACAGACCTATCAGATTTAGCTGAAACGGAGAATCTTTTCAAAACTAAATCTTACTCAAATGCTATTCTTCTTATAGAAACGCCGTCAAATCCTACATTGCAATGCCTCGACCTGGAAGCTTTGTGTGCACTTGCAAGGCAATATGGAGCCATGGTTGTTGTGGACAATACGTTTGCAACTCCCATCTTGCAGCAACCACTGGCTTTTGGTGCGGATATCGTAGTACACTCCACAACGAAGTACATCCATGGGCATGGATTATCGACCGGTGGGGCCCTGGTCTTTCGGGACGAAAATCTGTTTAAGAAAGCCTGGGAAATCATGAAACTGGTGGGTTGCAATTGCAATCCGTACGATGCCTGGCTCATCAATACCGGAATGAAAACTTTGGCTCTCAGAATTAATCAACAAAGCAATAATGCACTTTTCCTTGCTGAACAATTGTCTGATCATCCTCAAATATCTTCAGTCAACTATCCCGGCTTAAAATCCCATCCAAGTAATAAGATCGCAAGCAAACAAATGCGTTCATTTGGAGCAATGGTAAGTTTTTCCGTTGGAAAGACCCTATCGGATGCGAAGTCCTTTTGCAATCATCTCAAATACTGCAGTATCGCCCCATCATTAGGGGAAACAGACAGCATGATCTTACATCCTGCAACGATGTCGCACTTAAAAGTGGATTCTGAAACCAGAAAATATTATGGAATCACCGACAATTTAATCCGGCTTTCCGTTGGGCTTGAACACCCGCAAGATATATTAGACGACATCGATCAGGCATTAAAATTTATTTGA
- a CDS encoding metallophosphoesterase family protein — MKIGILSDTHGYLDQKVFSYFENCDEIWHAGDIGDETVIDDLKAFKPCRIVFGNIDGHQIRKRVSEFLSFEILDKKILMIHIAGKYGSYTPQVRDLIALHQPDILVCGHSHILKIAFDSKYNLLYLNPGAVGISGFHQVRTILRFEISSGFMGNAEVIEFANRHVK; from the coding sequence ATGAAGATTGGAATTTTATCTGACACGCATGGATATCTGGATCAAAAAGTATTTTCATACTTTGAAAACTGCGATGAAATCTGGCACGCCGGAGATATTGGAGATGAGACGGTGATCGACGATTTGAAAGCATTTAAACCATGCAGAATTGTTTTTGGAAATATCGACGGGCATCAGATAAGAAAACGGGTTTCTGAATTCCTAAGTTTTGAAATTTTGGATAAGAAAATACTGATGATCCATATTGCAGGAAAATACGGCTCGTATACACCTCAGGTCAGGGATTTGATTGCTTTACATCAACCGGATATTTTAGTCTGTGGGCATTCACATATATTAAAAATCGCTTTTGATTCGAAATACAACCTGCTGTATTTGAATCCAGGTGCAGTTGGAATTTCAGGTTTTCATCAGGTTCGTACGATCCTGCGCTTTGAAATTTCAAGCGGATTTATGGGTAACGCAGAAGTTATTGAATTTGCAAACAGGCATGTCAAATAA
- the nth gene encoding endonuclease III: protein MTKKQKAEYITETLNRLYPEVDIPLQHEDAYTLLVAVLLSAQCTDARVNQITPKLFALAKTPAAMVNLGKEKIQEVIKPCGLSEKKSAAIYALSQILQEQYNGKVPDTLNELEALPGVGHKTASVVVSQAFGQPAFPVDTHIHRLAARWKLSDGTNVVKTEKDLKKLFPENLWNSLHLKIIYYGRQYCPARAHDIKKCIICNHLVSHKNG from the coding sequence ATGACGAAAAAACAAAAAGCTGAATACATTACAGAAACCTTAAACCGATTGTATCCTGAGGTGGACATTCCATTGCAACACGAAGATGCATATACTTTGCTGGTTGCTGTTTTGCTTTCTGCGCAATGTACCGATGCACGTGTCAATCAAATTACTCCAAAGTTGTTTGCTTTGGCCAAAACTCCCGCTGCCATGGTAAATTTAGGAAAGGAAAAAATCCAAGAGGTGATAAAACCCTGTGGATTGTCGGAGAAAAAATCAGCAGCCATTTATGCACTTTCACAAATATTACAAGAACAATATAACGGTAAGGTTCCGGATACGCTGAATGAACTCGAGGCTTTACCCGGTGTTGGACATAAAACAGCTTCTGTGGTTGTAAGTCAGGCTTTCGGACAACCGGCGTTTCCGGTGGATACACATATTCACCGGCTTGCAGCGAGATGGAAATTGTCAGATGGTACGAATGTTGTAAAAACCGAAAAAGATTTGAAAAAACTTTTTCCGGAAAACCTTTGGAATTCACTGCATCTGAAAATCATATATTACGGGAGGCAATATTGTCCTGCAAGAGCTCACGATATTAAGAAGTGTATCATCTGCAATCATCTGGTCAGCCATAAAAATGGCTAG
- a CDS encoding T9SS type A sorting domain-containing protein: MKTCIVLFVFGWNTTLKAQYVSGDTSVCPGATVTYTFAGGPWTVSILGGGSFNPVPVFPTNSFTIDWGQVPGTFQLRLTDGISVIFQQIFIEGDIAIACDDLVNVSLDGNCQAVITPGVVLEGEQYPADAFLVTVYNTNNVPLPSNIVTYANLGKVLKVHIRHICSGVSCWGRILIEDKYIPNLICLTSPAVVGCDDDYSPDSIGFPLPIGAIVTPHASKAQCYVVKNYDLCCDVELCYSDIYIKNGCNARYYAQVERSWTAVDCKGNKTACKDSIYLTQASIGIVNWPLNYDGFQLPALQCDSIEPAVGPYPAGWNALDNGNPSPYDELFANGKIKWKGTGYPTNVHCDHIAVTYRDIRIPVCGNSFKLLRTWRVFDWCTGELVERVQFIKVTDTRAPILTCSQNYIRFPMDYYSCTGTATVPPPDLVIDCSSTTFTVEYKLAGPDGMPEAGDYRTDNITYRNGNAIISGLPKDTTWVQYVVEDACGNVTRCRVEVLIEDNLQPVAICDEHTVVSLNEQGIATLFATSVDNGSIDNCDIDSMAVRRMQDWCGVIGNTQFSNKVTFCCEDLTRNPHMVVFRVWDASGNYNDCMVSVSVQEKIPPTITCPKNITVNCGTDIHDLSKVGTATASNTCTNVQITYQDDTSGYKCGLGTIRRQWKATSLGGLFAICYQSITVRDNDPLTQNKIQWPADITVNGCKASDAHPDFSGRPEFPVKACGNAIAGYTDERFYNIGGFCLKIIRHWRVIDWCLYDVNDPNSPGVFSRDQIVYVRNTTAPTISPATCANVDVCANDFTCDANLDLVGSATDDCTDDDKLIWSYRIDLNNSGTYGNSQTGNNASGVYPVGVHRLEWSVADSCGNVSKCVKILRINDCKAPTPFCKPGIITVVMPNNGRIEVPARYFDDKSEDNCTAKKDLKFSYSINISDSVRTFTCADIENGIADTLDITVYITDLWNNQSFCNTKLILQDNGNACPNRFTNGGMISGLVSTSNQAVLQNAHLDLLKDGLTVGTINSERSGNYMFLDLPEGENYTVRPRKDDDINNGISTADIVLIQKHILGVQKFTTPYQYIAADVNNSQSVTAADISEIRKLILGITDKFKEGVPSWNFITHDMVFDQIENPWLNAPWKTQYEFSNLIGEFKGANFMAIKSGDVNLSAKTTEFGNGFEQRSSNNFYLELEASATLEGGVVKVPFYGSWNNLLTGFQFSLMFDDAKMEFMGVQPAELDIRDQNIAVSKQYPGVVNVSWNANQGIENRGQVLFYLVYKVAGKVKLGESISLRDDLLAAEAYTDQLEIMDVRIREYNSKKSFDRTQLYQNEPNPFTEGTNINYSVSEAQKVNFSFYTVGGVLVKQMAVDAQKGRNVIKITKQDLTGAGLYYYKMETGNYSGVKKLILNN, translated from the coding sequence GTGAAAACGTGTATCGTATTATTTGTCTTCGGTTGGAATACAACTTTAAAGGCACAATACGTGAGTGGCGACACAAGCGTCTGTCCGGGTGCAACAGTAACTTACACATTCGCAGGCGGGCCATGGACGGTCAGCATTCTTGGAGGTGGAAGTTTTAATCCGGTTCCTGTATTTCCAACCAATTCTTTTACCATCGATTGGGGACAAGTACCCGGAACTTTCCAATTAAGACTTACCGATGGAATATCTGTTATTTTTCAACAGATTTTTATCGAAGGGGATATTGCAATCGCATGCGATGACCTGGTAAACGTAAGTTTGGATGGAAATTGTCAGGCGGTGATCACTCCCGGAGTCGTTTTGGAAGGTGAACAATATCCTGCTGATGCATTTTTAGTAACCGTATACAACACTAATAATGTGCCTTTGCCGAGTAACATTGTTACTTATGCAAATCTTGGAAAGGTACTGAAAGTTCATATCAGACATATTTGCAGTGGAGTATCCTGTTGGGGACGTATCCTCATTGAAGATAAATATATACCCAATCTGATTTGTCTTACGTCACCGGCAGTTGTAGGTTGTGATGATGATTATTCTCCGGATTCAATTGGATTTCCATTGCCGATAGGAGCCATAGTAACTCCTCATGCTTCGAAAGCTCAATGTTATGTAGTCAAAAACTACGATTTGTGTTGTGATGTAGAATTGTGTTATTCTGATATTTATATTAAAAATGGATGTAATGCAAGATATTATGCACAGGTGGAGAGAAGCTGGACTGCAGTGGATTGTAAGGGAAACAAAACAGCATGTAAAGATTCTATTTATCTGACACAAGCCTCTATTGGTATAGTAAACTGGCCTTTGAACTACGATGGTTTCCAATTGCCTGCATTACAATGCGACAGCATTGAACCTGCAGTTGGACCTTATCCGGCAGGATGGAATGCTTTGGATAATGGGAATCCTTCCCCTTATGACGAACTTTTCGCCAATGGAAAAATTAAGTGGAAAGGAACCGGTTATCCTACCAATGTGCATTGTGATCACATAGCAGTAACCTATAGAGATATTCGGATTCCTGTATGTGGCAATTCTTTCAAATTACTACGCACCTGGAGGGTTTTTGACTGGTGTACCGGCGAACTTGTAGAGCGCGTCCAATTTATTAAAGTAACAGATACCAGGGCACCGATCCTGACTTGTAGTCAAAATTACATCAGGTTCCCTATGGATTATTATTCTTGTACGGGAACTGCTACAGTTCCACCACCAGATCTGGTTATCGATTGCAGTTCTACCACTTTTACTGTAGAATACAAACTTGCCGGACCTGATGGCATGCCTGAAGCAGGTGATTACAGGACAGATAACATTACCTACAGAAATGGAAATGCAATAATCTCGGGATTACCTAAAGATACCACCTGGGTTCAGTATGTGGTGGAAGATGCTTGTGGAAATGTGACCAGATGTCGGGTAGAAGTATTGATCGAGGATAATCTGCAACCGGTCGCGATTTGCGATGAACATACAGTCGTAAGTTTAAATGAACAAGGTATCGCTACATTGTTTGCTACTTCAGTGGATAATGGTTCCATCGACAACTGCGATATTGATTCTATGGCTGTCCGGAGAATGCAAGACTGGTGTGGTGTTATTGGAAATACTCAATTCAGCAATAAAGTAACTTTTTGCTGTGAAGATTTAACAAGAAATCCACACATGGTAGTATTTCGAGTATGGGATGCGAGCGGGAACTATAATGATTGTATGGTTTCAGTAAGCGTACAGGAGAAAATACCACCAACCATAACTTGCCCTAAGAATATTACAGTGAATTGCGGTACAGATATTCATGATTTATCTAAAGTTGGAACCGCTACTGCAAGCAATACATGTACAAATGTCCAAATTACATACCAGGATGATACATCAGGTTACAAATGTGGTTTAGGAACCATCCGCAGACAGTGGAAAGCTACATCATTAGGTGGTCTGTTTGCAATTTGTTACCAGAGCATCACTGTTCGCGATAATGACCCGCTCACTCAGAATAAAATTCAGTGGCCTGCAGATATCACTGTGAACGGTTGTAAAGCTTCTGATGCGCATCCTGACTTTTCAGGCCGGCCAGAATTTCCGGTGAAGGCTTGCGGCAATGCTATTGCAGGTTATACCGATGAGAGATTCTATAATATTGGAGGATTCTGCCTGAAAATCATCAGACATTGGCGTGTAATTGATTGGTGTCTTTACGATGTCAACGATCCAAATTCACCAGGAGTCTTTTCAAGAGACCAGATTGTATATGTAAGAAATACCACAGCTCCAACGATTTCTCCGGCAACATGTGCAAATGTTGACGTATGTGCGAATGACTTTACTTGTGATGCTAATCTCGATTTGGTAGGATCTGCTACAGATGATTGTACAGATGACGACAAGCTGATCTGGTCATATCGGATTGATTTGAACAATTCAGGTACTTACGGCAATTCCCAAACAGGAAATAATGCAAGCGGAGTTTATCCGGTAGGAGTGCACAGATTGGAATGGTCTGTAGCCGACTCATGCGGCAATGTCAGCAAATGCGTTAAAATCCTTAGAATTAATGATTGCAAAGCACCAACGCCATTCTGTAAACCCGGAATCATTACGGTTGTGATGCCCAATAACGGAAGGATCGAAGTACCGGCAAGATATTTTGACGACAAAAGCGAAGATAATTGTACGGCTAAAAAAGATCTCAAATTCTCTTATAGCATTAACATTTCCGACTCCGTTCGCACATTTACCTGTGCTGACATCGAAAATGGAATCGCCGATACACTGGATATTACTGTTTACATCACCGACCTGTGGAATAATCAATCTTTCTGCAATACGAAATTGATCCTGCAGGACAATGGCAATGCCTGTCCAAACAGATTTACAAATGGTGGAATGATCAGTGGTTTGGTTTCAACCAGCAATCAGGCAGTTCTTCAGAATGCCCATTTGGATCTGCTGAAAGACGGCCTTACGGTTGGAACTATAAATTCAGAGAGATCAGGAAACTACATGTTCCTCGATTTACCGGAAGGCGAGAATTATACAGTAAGACCCCGTAAGGATGACGACATCAATAACGGAATTTCTACCGCGGATATCGTGTTGATCCAAAAGCATATTTTAGGAGTACAAAAATTTACAACACCTTATCAATACATCGCAGCAGACGTCAATAATTCACAAAGCGTAACGGCTGCAGATATTTCTGAAATTAGAAAGTTGATTCTGGGTATCACCGATAAGTTTAAGGAAGGAGTTCCTTCATGGAATTTTATCACGCACGATATGGTGTTTGATCAAATTGAAAATCCCTGGTTGAATGCACCCTGGAAAACTCAATACGAATTTTCAAATTTAATAGGTGAATTTAAAGGTGCCAATTTCATGGCCATCAAATCCGGAGACGTGAATTTAAGTGCAAAAACCACTGAATTTGGAAATGGATTTGAGCAAAGAAGTTCCAATAACTTTTATCTCGAATTGGAAGCATCAGCTACTTTGGAAGGCGGCGTGGTTAAAGTACCATTCTATGGATCATGGAACAATCTGTTGACAGGATTTCAGTTTAGTCTGATGTTTGATGATGCTAAAATGGAATTTATGGGTGTTCAGCCAGCTGAATTGGATATCAGAGATCAGAATATTGCAGTATCAAAACAATACCCGGGGGTTGTCAATGTTAGCTGGAATGCAAACCAGGGCATTGAAAACAGAGGGCAGGTTCTGTTTTATTTGGTATACAAAGTGGCCGGCAAAGTGAAACTCGGAGAATCCATTAGTTTGAGAGACGATTTATTAGCAGCTGAAGCATATACCGACCAACTTGAAATTATGGATGTTCGGATCCGCGAATACAATAGCAAGAAATCATTCGATCGTACGCAATTGTATCAAAATGAGCCTAACCCATTTACTGAAGGAACCAACATCAATTATTCAGTTTCTGAAGCTCAAAAAGTTAACTTCAGCTTCTATACTGTGGGTGGTGTATTGGTAAAGCAAATGGCAGTGGATGCTCAAAAAGGAAGAAATGTTATCAAAATTACAAAGCAAGACCTGACAGGTGCTGGTCTCTATTATTATAAAATGGAAACCGGAAATTATTCAGGTGTGAAAAAGTTGATACTCAACAATTAG